Proteins encoded together in one Entelurus aequoreus isolate RoL-2023_Sb linkage group LG20, RoL_Eaeq_v1.1, whole genome shotgun sequence window:
- the LOC133635763 gene encoding zinc finger protein 260-like: MCERTIAEYEEELCPTKEEKERQHQLLDAVFKKHQVVLHITDVQQAPHIKEVEEEPQLPRNKEEEEEVWICQEEERLLGQEEADLTKFPLTVVSVNTEDHEDKPPESSQLHHSPNVCEEHILFEHQEWSFRVEQEEPQPSHIKYEGEPRETPHIKKVEEDPLTPHCTEEEETPQTPHLKRKEEYQLTLHFKEEEAPQPAHIKEEEEEYSISQEGEHLEWLEEFPVIVKSEDDEVKGESEKRMVEPPSSSSTQHMTTEADGDHCGGSQADKLLAPLSDSDDTTSHSPDTDDEDSKADKTCHTDNTPLTCSHCDKTFKRTGCLNRHMRIHTGEKPFSCSECGKCFGRKNVLNLHMHTHTGEKPFSCSVCGKRFVRKNAWKVHTRIHTGEKPFSCSACGKGFSLKGSLKVHMQIHTGQKTFSCSICGKGFVQSQNVKAHMRIHTGEKPFFCSVCGKDFVEGNNLKVHMRTHTGEKPFICSICGKGFVQSQYLKVHMRTHTGEKPFSCSSCGKRYVQSQYLKVHMSIHTGEKPYSCSSCNKSFSAQSTLAAHMRTHTGEKVFSCSVCGERFSHKYQCKKHKCAGENSSCK; encoded by the exons atgtgcgaaagaacgatagcagagtacgaggaggaactttgtccaacaaaagaggagaaggagcgacaacatcaactattggacgctgttttcaagaagcatcaagttgtgttacacataacag ATGTCCAGCaggccccccacattaaagaggtagaggaggagccacagctcCCACGtaataaagaggaagaggaggaagtttGGATCTGTCAGGAGGAAGAgcgtcttctagggcaggaggaggctgatctcaccaagtttccactgacagTTGTCTCTGTGAACactgaagaccatgaagacaaaccacctgagtcctcacagcttcatcacagtccaa ACGTATGTGAAGAACATATTCTCTTTGAGCACCAGGAGTGGAGCTTCAGGGTGGAGCAGGAAGAGCCACAGCCCTCTCACATTAAATATGAAGGCGAGCCACGAGAGACCCCtcacattaaaaaagtggagGAAGACCCTTTGACCCCCCATTGTACAGAGGAAGAGGAGACGCCGCAGACCCCACACCTTAAAAGGAAAGAAGAGTACCAACTGACCCTTCATTTTAAAGAAGAGGAGGCACCACAGCCCGCCCAcatcaaagaggaagaggaggaatacagcatcagtcaggagggagagcatcttgaatgGTTGGAAGAGTTCCCAgtgattgtgaagagtgaagatgatgaggtcaaaggtgaaagtgagaagAGAATggtggagcctccaagcagcagctcaactcaacacatgacaacagaagctgatggagaccactgtggaggatcacaagcagacaagctcttagctccactatcagatagtgacgacacaacgtcacactctcctgacactgatgatgaagactctaaagctgataagacatgtcacactgacaacacacccttgacatgttctcactgtgacaaaacgttTAAACGGACTGGTTGTCTTAAtagacacatgagaatacacactggggaaaaacctttttcctgctcagaatgtgggaAATGTTTTGGCcgtaaaaatgtgttgaatttacacatgcacacgcacactggagaaaaacctttttcctgctctgtCTGTGGTAAAAGATTTGTACGAAAAAATGCGTGGAAAGTACATAccagaatacacactggagaaaaacctttttcctgctcagcctgtggtaaaggtttttcactaaaaggtagtttgaaagtacacatgcaaatacacacgggacaaaaaacattttcttgttcaatctgtggtaaaggttttgtacaaagtcaaAATgtaaaagcacacatgagaatacacactggagaaaaaccttttttctgttcagtctgtggtaaagaTTTTGTAGAAGGGAAcaatttaaaagtacacatgagaacacacactggagaaaaaccgtttatctgttcaatttgtggtaaaggttttgtacaaagtcaatatttgaaagtacacatgagaacacacaccggagaaaaacctttctcctGTTCAAGCTGCGGTAAACGTTATGTACAAAGCCagtatttgaaagtacacatgagcatacacactggtgaaaaaccctattcctgttcaagctgcaacaaaagcttttCTGCCCAATCAACACTagcagcacacatgagaacacacacaggtgagaaagtgtttagttgcagtgtgtgtggtgaaagattttctcataagtaccagtgtaagaaacacaagtgtgctggtgagaacagcagctgTAAATGA
- the LOC133635794 gene encoding gastrula zinc finger protein XlCGF17.1-like: MQQKEPQTPHNKEEEEEYSISQEGEHLEWLEEFPVIVKSEDDEVKGESEEKRVVEPPSSSSTQHMTTEADGDHCGGSQADKLLAPLSDSDDTTSHSPDTDDEDSKADNTHLTCSHCDKTFRYPSHLKIHTRIHTGEKPFCCSICGLCFTQSGSLKVHTRIHTGEKTFVCSICSKRFTHEANLKVHTRIHTGEKPFMCSVCRKGFVRNTDFKVHMRIHTGEKPFSCPVCSKRFVRSQHLKRHMRTHAGAKTYSCSDCNRRFCDRLALKKHMKTHTGEKGLSCSVCGERFSYKYQCKKHKCAGENSSSK; encoded by the coding sequence ATGCAGCAGAAGGAGCCACAAACCCCCCACaacaaagaggaagaggaggaatacAGCATCAGTCAAgagggagagcatcttgaatggttggaggagttcccagtgattgtgaagagtgaagatgatgaggtcaaaggggaaagtgaggagaagagagtggtggagcctccaagcagcagctcaactcaacacatgacaacagaagctgatggagaccactgtggaggatcacaagcagacaagctcttagctccactatcagatagtgacgacacaacatcacactctcctgacactgatgatgaagactctaaagctgATAACACACACTtgacatgttctcactgtgacaaaacgttTAGGTATCCTAGTCATCTGAAAATACAcacgagaatacacactggagaaaaacctttttgctGTTCAATCTGCGGTTTATGTTTTACACAGAGTGGAAGTTTGAAAGTGCAcacgagaatacacactggagaaaaaacatttgtgtGCTCAATTTGTAGTAAAAGATTCACCCATGAGGCAAATTTAAAAGTACAcacaagaatacacactggagaaaaacctttcatgtGTTCAGTGTGTCGGAAAGGTTTTGTACGAAATACCGATtttaaagtacacatgagaatacacactggagaaaaacctttttcctgtccaGTCTGTAGTAAAAGGTTCGTGCGAAGCcaacatttgaaaagacacatgagaacgcacgctGGAGCGAAAACATACTCCTGTTCAGACTGCAATAGGAGATTTTGTGACCGACTAGCACTTAAAAAACATATGaagacacacacaggtgagaaagggttgagttgcagtgtgtgtggtgaaagattctcttataagtaccagtgtaagaaacacaagtgtgctggtgagaacagcagcagcaaatga
- the LOC133635757 gene encoding uncharacterized protein LOC133635757: MCERTIAEYEEELCPTKEEKERQHQLLDAVFKKHQVVLHITDVQQPPHIKKEEKEVCLSQEGECLLGRQEADLTVVSVKTEDHEDKPPQSSQLHHSPTITSECGGPLECSDQRESYSTQQALDLILNQVNPCDSDGEDIALQLSSDSEISSDEETLPPPEKRGRLETNTWPTEKAKDGTVWCEEQVGRPLPHSPIESFATDGEPSALVRKTVSSRLQSFLCLVTPDMLRTIQECTVQHGRHTQHGNWFIDLPELMAFIAVLILRGVIRLPSLQDAWSAKLGHSLIIGIMARNRFQDIMRHLRFDDKDTRSVRVGTDRFAAISDVWGSFVANCITSYTPGRNITIGEQLFQTKTRCCFLQYIAAKPDKIGIKFWVACDSKSKYVCNIIPYLGKDPSCPRGDRLSENVAMKLMEPFMDKGRTVTTDNVFTSLSLAQRLLSRKTTLLGTVNKIRRELPESAKETLGRKEFSTRVFSTSSATLTVYAPKRRKTVCILSSMHRVVETRHTRKKKPNTLSDFNSRKGGVEVMDQMVREYTVRSGTRRWPVAVFYNMIDIAVLNAYVLYQACTGVKERRLDFLVELASELAESFVGVKKANKGNLLRQQPPTPGQGKRAMCQVNCRCKNNHATVRCVDCYKYTCGKCRKEMEWQCQVCSDNVEG, translated from the exons atgtgcgaaagaacgatagcagagtacgaggaggaactttgtccaacaaaagaggagaaggagcgacaacatcaactactggacgctgttttcaagaaacatcaagttgtgttacacataacag ATGTTCAGCAGCctccccacattaaaaaggaagagaagGAAGTGTGcctcagtcaggagggagagtgtcttctagggcggcaggaggctgatctcactgTCGtttctgtgaagactgaagaccatgaagacaaaccacctcagtcctcacagcttcatcacagtccaa CCATTACATcagaatgtggtggaccacttgaaTGCTCAGATCAAAGGGAGTCGTACAGCACCCAGCAGGCTTTGGACTTAATCCTGAACCAAGTGAACCCTTGTGACTCCGATGGAGAAGACATAGCCCTTCAGCTGAGTTCAGACTCTGAAATTTCTTCTG ATGAGGAGACTTTACCGCCACCAGAAAAGAGAGGtcgactggagacaaacacttgGCCAACAGAAAAAGCAAAAGACGGCACAGTGTGGTGTGAAGAACAGGTCGGGAGGCCTCTCCCTCACAGCCCAATTGAATCTTTCGCCACAGATGGAGAGCCATCTGCTTTGGTCCGAAAAACGGTGTCGAGTCGCTTACAGAGCTTCCTCTGTTTAGTCACTCCTGACATGCTTCGAACCATTCAGGAGTGTACTGTTCAGCATGGACGCCATACACAGCATGGAAATTGGTTCATCGACCTTCCTGAACTAATGGCGTTTATTGCTGTCCTCATCCTGCGCGGGGTGATCAGACTTCCATCGTTGCAAGACGCATGGTCAGCAAAGCTGGGACACTCACTGATCATCGGCATTATGGCCCGAAACCGCTTCCAAGACATCATGCGACACCTACGCTTCGATGACAAGGACACGCGCAGTGTAAGAGTTGGAACTGACAGGTTTGCTGCAATCTCCGATGTTTGGGGGTCCTTTGTTGCCAACTGCATCACATCCTACACACCAGGCAGGAACATCACCATTGGCGAGCAACTTTTTCAAACTAAGACCCGCTGCTGTTTCCTGCAGTACATTGCAGCGAAACCTGACAAGATTGGCATCAAGTTCTGGGTGGCATGTGACTCGAAATCCAAGTATGTGTGCAATATCATCCCATATCTTGGCAAAGACCCCAGTTGTCCTAGGGGGGATAGACTGTCAGAAAATGTGGCGATGAAGCTCATGGAACCATTCATGGACAAAGGAAGAACGGTTACCACAGACAACGTCTTCACATCTTTGTCACTTGCGCAACGACTGCTCAGCCGGAAGACAACCCTCCTCGGCACAGTCAACAAGATTCGCCGGGAGCTTCCAGAATCAGCGAAAGAGACTCTTGGCCGCAAGGAATTCAGCACTCGAGTGTTTTCAACTTCTAGTGCCACACTGACGGTTTATGCGCCAAAACGGAGGAAGACCGTCTGCATCCTCAGCAGCATGCACAGAGTGGTGGAGACTCGGCACACCCGGAAAAAAAAGCCAAACACACTCTCCGACTTCAACAGCAGGAAGGGCGGTGTGGAGGTGATGGACCAGATGGTGCGAGAGTACACTGTGCGCTCAGGAACACGGCGATGGCCAGTCGCTGTGTTTTACAACATGATTGACATTGCGGTGCTGAATGCATACGTGCTTTACCAGGCATGTACTGGGGTCAAGGAGAGACGGCTGGACTTCCTGGTGGAGCTAGCAAGCGAGCTTGCTGAGTCATTTGTGGGAGTCAAAAAGGCGAATAAGGGCAACCTTCTTCGGCAACAACCTCCCACGCCTGGCCAAGGGAAAAGGGCAATGTGCCAGGTGAACTGTCGGTGCAAGAACAATCACGCCACTGTGCGCTGTGTTGATTGCTACAAGTACACATGTGGCAAATGCAGAAAGGAGATGGAGTGGCAGTGCCAAGTCTGTTCAGACAATGTCGAGGGTTGA